The DNA window TTTGACGCTCAACGCCGAGAGCCTCGCGAACGATGGGGGCCGCGAGCAGATGGTCGAAGTGTCCGCAACCGCTGATTTCGTTCCCATCTGGCGTGATGGCATCCCGCTGACATTCGCAGCGGAAATGTCGGGTGACGGACCATCCGAGAAACCGACGGCTGCACATTTCAACGGTAAGCTTGACCGGCCCCGGCTGAGCCGCAACGCCCTACCGGTAACCGCTATGCGGGCCTTGGTGGAAAACCTGACACCGCCCGCCGTGATGTCGGACATCGTTGGAGCATGGGATTTCAGCCGCGATATTCCCGGCGACACACTGGTGGACATGTCCGTTCACCAGCTTCATGGCAAGGCCCACAGGCTGCCGATGCGCGCGGCGACCGGCGCCAACTGGAGCGGACGTCGGCTGAGTTGGACCGATATTCCCCAGGAATACGGAGCCATTCATTTTCATGAGGACGATATCGACGATGCCGGTTGGCCGGTCAGCGCCGCCTGGACGGTTCCCGAGGGCACCAAGTCAGGTTTTTATACTCTGGAGCTGACGGCGGAACAGGATGGCACAGTCACGGAAAGCCATATCATTTTCTTTGTAAGACCGCCCAAAGGTAGGGCAACGGCAGATATACTAGTCATCGCGCCAACTGCGACATATCTCGCATACGCGAACAATCATTCGCGCATCGACCAGACGCATTTCGAGGTGATGGCCGACGGTCTTATGGTGTTTTCACCTGACGATCTCTATGCACATGCCCATCGCGAGTTCGGCCCATCGCTATACGATACGCACAACGATTGGAGCGGTGTGTGTTATTCCTCGTCGTCACGGCCAATTTTAAATGGTCGTCCCAGCTACTACACCTTCAACTATGTGAATGACACGCATCTTCTGGACTGGCTGGAAGAGCAGGGTCACACCTATGACGTGGTGACCGATGAAGACCTGCACCGCCAGGGCGTGGGGTTGCTGGAGCCCTATCGCGTCGTCATGACGATGACGCATCCCGAATACACCTCGAAGGAAATGCTGGATAGCCTTGCCGCGTATCAGAATGGCGGTGGCCGACACATGTATATGGGTGGAAACGGGTTTTATTGGCGTATTGCCTTCCATCCAACGCGTAGCGGCGTCATCGAACTCCGGCGAAGCATCACAGGCGTACGCAGCTGGGAAGCCGAACCGGGCGAAGACAGCCTCTCGTTTACCGGGGAACCCAGCGGCCTCTGGCGCACATCGGGGCGCCCGCCGCAGCGGCTGGCAGGGGTCGGCTTTTCGGCGCAGGTGTTCGATAGATCAGTGCCTTATAGAAGGCTTCCTGACAGTGAACTGCCGCGCGCGGCATTCGTGATGGAGGGCGTCGGTCCTGATGAAGTCATTGGCGATTTCGGATTGCGCCTGGGCGGTGCGGCCGGGCTGGAGATAGACAGGGCAGACCGCGATCTGGGAACCGCGCCTGAGGCCATGATACTCGCCACGGCGGACAGGACAGGTCAGGGCGGCATTCCGGCGCCGGAAGAATTGCCGGCACTTTATCGCGGCTTTTCCGGGGAAGAGAGCTCCATCGCCCGAGCCGATATTGTGCTGACACCCACCGCCCGAGGGGGGGGCGTCTTTTCGGTGGGCTCGATCGCATGGTGCTGTTCGCTCTCGCATAACGGCTACGACAACAACGTGTCGCGGATTACCGGAAACGTCCTGCGCCGGTTTCTTTCAGCTTCTGAAATTTGAGAGAGATATGACGGAAAAGACCAATCACCTGTTAGGCGCCGCGCGCCCATGGGAAGCACCTCTGACGGGACTTGAAAAAGGCGTGCCAGCCGGACAGGGGGGCGTGCCGCTTCATCAGGTTGGAGCGCAAGGATGGAACCTTCTTGCGGAAGATTTGCCACTCCCTGTCGCCGTTCTGCGCGAGCGCGCCTTGCGGGCCAACAGCGCATGGATGCAACAGTACCTTGGACAAGCTGGTGTCAGCATAGCACCACATGGCAAGACCTCCATGGCACCGGCTCTTTTCGACCTTCAAGTGAGAGACGGTGCCTGGGCGATTACCGTCTCGACACCCCAGCATTTCGCGGTGGCCCGGGAATTCGGGTATTCGCGTATCTTCATGGCCAATCAGCTTGTTGGCCGCCGGGGGATCGCGGACGTGATCGACGGCCTGAAAGCCTCCCCGGATCTGGAGTTCTTCTGTCTGGTCGACGATGCGGACAACGTAGCGGTCCTTGCTGAGACTGTGCGTAAGCGTGGGTTTGACCGGCCACTGAACGTGCTTGTGGAACTGGGCTATCAAGGCGGACGGACCGGCTGCAGAACACTTCCGGAAGCGCTGGCGGTCGCAAGGACGGTCGCCTCGGCCCCCGATGCCCTGCGTCTGGCAGGCATTGAGGGCTTCGAAGGGCTTTTGCGCAATGACGGCACACCGGAGGTTCTCTCGCAGGTGGATGCCCTCCTTCGGGGCATGGTGACGCTCGCCGAAACGGCGGAACAGGAAGGCCTTTTTGGGGACGGCGAGGTCCTGCTGTCCGCCGGCGGGTCATCCTATTACGACCTGGTCGCCGCAAGGCTGTCGACCGCCAGGCTCAAGCACCCGTATAGGGTGCTGATCCGCTCCGGCTGCTACATCACGCATGATTCCCATATGTATGTCCGTGCCCGCGAGGCGCTGTCGCGTCGCGACCCGGAGCTGGCTGCAACCGGCGAGCTCGCGCACGCGCTAGAAGTCTGGGCCTATGTCCAGTCACGGCCGGAAAGACAGAAGGCAATTGTCGGGTTTGGCAAGCGAGATGCCTCCTATGACGATCCGCCTGTTGCGCTGAAGTGGTTCAGACCGGGCACGCATGAGAAGCCGGTTTCCATGCCGGATGGCCATGTTGTGCAACGTCTCAACGATCAGCACTGCCATCTGCAAATTCCTGAGGAATCGCCATTGCGTGTCGGAGACATGATCGGGTTCGGCATTTCCCATCCTTGCCTGACATTCGACAAGTGGCGGGTGCTTCACTTGGTGGACGAGCGTTACCGGGTGACGGGCTCCATCCGTACCTATTTCTGATCCGCCAATCCGGATCCAAACAATGAAAGATTTGAAAATGGCAGAGAGCAAGGTCGTGATGATCACCGGTGGCGCGAGCGGCATCGGCGCGGCCACCGCACAACTTGCAACATCATCGGGATACCGGGTGGTCTTAGCCGATATCGCAGTTGATCGTGCATTAGACCAGGCAAAGCGGCTGGGAGAAGGAGCATGGGCCGTCCGTCTGGACATTACCAGCGAAGAGGATTGGACAAACGCCCTCAATGAGGTTTGGGAACGCGAAGGCCGGCTAGATGTGCTGATAAACAATGCCGCGGTTGTTCATACCGGCTGGGCACGGGATCTTCCGCTTTCCGCCCATCATGACACGATCCGGACCAACTGCATTGGAGCGATCAACGGCATGATGTCCGTGCTCCCGCGCTTCAAGCAGCAAGGTTCCGGCCACTTGATTACGGTGGCAAGCATGGTGGCGTTCATTCCCTATCCGGGACTTGCCAGTTATGCCGCGGCAAAACATGCTCTGCGGGCCTTCCATGTCGCCCTGTCAATCGAAGAGAGCGGAGGGCCGGTCGACTTCACCCTCGTCTATCCGGGCGCAACCGAGACCCCGATGCTGGAAAAGGAAACACAAGACGATGCCCTTGCTCTTGCGTTCGCGGGTACTCCGGCTACGGCGGAAGATGTTGCTCGTTCCATTATCGACGCGATCACCTCAAAGCCCGATGAAATCTATCTGCCCCCCGAACGGGGGGCGGCGGTGCGCAATCTCGGCACCGATATTTCCGCGCTGCGCAATCATGTCGCGAAAAACACGGTCATCGGCTGGGAAAATCTTCAGCGGCGGCGCGATCGCATGAGCGCCGATAGCTAGCCTTCGGGACTGTGCGCTCTACCTATTTGGCGGAGCGGCTTCCTGCCGCTGACGTAGCTGCCGCTTTCTCCTCCGTCTCCAGATGACGAAGAATGCGATAAGAGCCTTCTCTCAAATCGCGAACAAGAAGATCACCGGTTTCCGCCGGTGATCGCCGCTCGAGCGCATCGATGATCAGGAGGTGCGGATGTGCCTCCACGTCTGCTTGGCGGATATGCGGGTATTGGCTGTTCACGAAAGGACCGGCCAGCAGCCAGAGGTTTTCGATAACCCTGACGAGAACCGGGTTCTTCGACGCATTGTATATGAGAAAGTGGAAATTCTGGTTGGCGATAAGCGCATCACGCCATTGCTCTTCCGCCTCTCCCTGTTGAAATTTCGCGTGGTACTCACGCAGTGATGCGATTTCTTCTGGCGTAATATTTACGGCGGCCAGCTCGCCGGCTAATCGTTCTAGCGGTACCCGTGTTTCGCGGATATTGATATAGACGGGGATATTGAGCGAGGGGACGCGCGGTTGATGGCCTGGCCGCAATTCAAGTGCCCCTTCGCGAACGAGCTGGAAAATTGCCTCGCGCACCGGAGTCGGAGAGGTGTTCATGGCGGAAGCTAGCCTGCGAATGGATAGGCGTGATCCGGGCGCGTACAGCCCCGACAGAAGCTCAAGTCGCAAATGCGAATAGATCCGCTCGGAAAGGCTGTCTCGCGACAGATCGAGCGGTATCTCACGCGTTAAAACTGTCTCCTCTTCCGGCTCCAAGAAAATTCCTCGCTTCATTCGTAAGCTGCGTCTAGTAGTCGATTCCGGCTGAGAGGCCCAAATACCTATACTGCACTGAGTGCGGCGACAGCAACAATTGCGGGTGAAAAACCACTTTGCCGGGCTCTGTTGCAAATTTAGAATCTGGACAGTTTTTGCTGCACACCGGCGCACGTGCTTAAGCTTTTCCATCCTGAAGATGGTTTTCGAGCATAGTCATCGCCTCGGCCAGAGCACATGGACCGATGTCGAACGCCCTCTCGACAATGCGGGCCTCACCGAGGACATCGTTTGAAAAGTTGAAGATGCCGGCCTGGCCCTTGCTCAGGGCACGCATGACCTCAAAACCCTTGATGGTTGCATAGGCGGACTTCATGGTCTTGAAGCCGCGTACTGGCCGGATCAACTGCTTCAGCTTGCCGTGATCGGCCTCGACGATGTTATTGAGATACTTGACCTGGCGATACTCGGTTTCTTCGGGGCATTTACCTTCCGCCTTCAGCTCGGAAATGGCAGCACCATCATAAGCAGGGGCCTTGTCGGTGTTGATCGTATGGGGCTTTTCCCAGTCTTTCAGGCCTCTCAAGGCTTTGCCCAGGAACCGCTTCGCCGCCTTGGTGTTCCCGGTGGACGAGAGGTAGAAATCGATTGTGTTGCCGAACTTGTCCACGGCCCGGTAGAGATAGGTCCATTTGCCGCGGACCTTGATGTAGGTTTCATCGACCCGCCAACTACCCGACGTCGGCCGGCGCCATTGCCAGCGCAGCCGCTTTTCCATCTCCGGCGCATAAATCTGAACCCACCGGTAGGTCGTGGGGTGATCAACGCGCTCACCGCGTTCAGCCATCATCTGTTCAAGATCGCGGTAGCTGATCCCGTACCGGCAATACCAGAGAACCGCCCACAAAACGACCTCGCCGCTGAAATGACGGCCTTTGAACGCATTCATAAAATCAATAGCCCAACCTGAAAACATGGCTTCTTGCATCAGCGACAGAAAATTGCAACAGAGCCCTCCCAGATAGTAAAATGCATAAATATTAGGCAATTTTACGGGTGTCTGCTTTCAAAAATGTCTTGCACATACAAATTAAGCTCATAAACATACAGTATGTTCTGTTTTTAATTGGGGTGCCGAATGGCCCGTGCTCTGACATCTCGCCTCCTGTTCGGCGCGCTGATCGTGCTGCTCTATCTCTTCCTACTGCTGCCGGTGCTGGGGATTACCTATGTCAGCTTCTTCAACAGCCAGTTCCTGTCGTTCCCACCTCCCGGATATACGTTACGTTGGTTCGCCAACGTGTTCGAGCAGGAAGCGCTGATCAGTGGCTTCATCACGAGTGCCGAGGTTGCCCTCCTCGCTTCCCTGATCGGCGTGGTGTCCGGCGTAATGGCAAGCCTGGCGCTGGTTCACTTCGAGTTTCCCGGCCGCGAAGCAATCGAGAGCTTCCTTCTTGCTCCCCTCCTTGTTCCGGGGATCGTAATCGGCACGGCGCTCTACGTCTTCTACATCCAGATCGCCCAGTCTTCAGGCTGGAACCCGACACGCTCGCTCGTCGGCTTGGTGATAGCGCATGTGATGCTGACCATCCCCTGGTCGGTGCGCCTGATCGCAGCCTCCATGGGGATGCTGGATCGTTCGGTGGAAGAAGCTGCCCGCAACCTGGGGGCCGGCGCGCTAAAGGCATTCCTTCTCGTCACGCTGCCGCGCATGCGTGCGGGGATCGTCGCCGCGGCTCTGTTCTCATTCGTCATCAGCTTCGAGAACCTCGAGGTCTCCGTGCTGCTGGTTCAACCCGGCGCCACAACGTTACCAATCGCGATGCTCCAGTACATCGAGTGGAACATGGATCCGACGCTCGCGGCCGCCAGCACCGTGCAGATCCTCGTCATCGGTGCGCTGCTGCTGATTTCCGACCGTTTCGTCAAGCTCTCTCAGGTGGTGTAATATGGCCGAGCTCGTAATTCGTAACCTCGTCAAGACCTATAACGACCACCGCGCGGTGGACACCATCAACCTCAAGGCAGAAACTGCAGAACTCGTCGCCCTGTTAGGCCCCTCGGGCTGCGGAAAGACGACACTTCTACGCTCCATTGCCGGCTTTGTGCCCATTTCCTCAGGTTCCATCGAGATCGACGGACGAGACGTCAGCAAGCTGGCACCGAACAAGCGCAACACCGGCATGGTGTTTCAAAATTACGCGCTTTTCCCTCACATGAGCGTGGCGGAGAATGTTGCCTTCGGCCTGGCCATGCGCAAGGTTCCCAAGTCGGAAATCGAAAAGCGGGTCGCACATGCCCTCGACCTGGTGTCGCTGACGGACTACGCCGAGCGACGTCCGCGTGCGCTATCGGGCGGCCAGCAGCAGCGTGTGGCCGTAGCCCGCGCCCTTGTGGTCAACCCAGACGTCTTCCTGCTCGATGAACCCTTGTCGAACCTCGACGCCAAGCTGCGTATGAGCGTTGGAATGCAACTGCGCGCCCTTCAGCGGAAGCTCGGTCTTACAACGGTCTTCGTCACCCACGACCAGAAGGAGGCCCTGATGATGGCCGATCGGCTGGTTATCATGCGCGCCGGCCGGGTCGTGCAGGAAGGCACGGCGGAGCATCTTTACCAGGAGCCCGCGACGCGCTTTGTCGCCGACTTTCTCGGCCACTCCAACGTGTTGACGGGAACGCCTGTCGAAGGCGGTTTCAGAACCGATGGTGGCATCATGCTGCCAAGCGCAAGCACCGACGGGCCGCGCGTTCTTGCCGTTCGGCCCGAGAACCTGCTGCTGGGCGGCGAGACGGAAGGCGTCGAAACGGTACTGGACGCCACGGTCGAGACAGTCACCTACCTCGGTTCCATAACCGAGGCGAGCCTCTTGCTCCCTGGTGGCGAGCGCGTCGTCGCCCATCACCAGAACCGAACCGACAGCGAACTGCACCTGGCGGTCGGTGACAAGATTCGTGTTGGCTGGCGTACCAACGCCACCCAGCTCCTGATTGACGACATGTCCGAGGCGGCCTGACCAGGCCGTCCCGCTCCCTTCACCTTCCCAGTCCATAAGAAAACCTTCGGAGAAGATAATGTCCCGTTTCACACTGACCCGTCGTTCCATGCTCGTGGGTGCCGCTGCCGCAGGCGCAACCCTTGCCGCACCATCCGTTCTGCGCGCCCAGACGAGCCGCGTCATCGTCGGCGCCTGGGGCGGGGACTACGAGCGTCTGCTCAAGTCGGCAGTCAATCCCAAGACCCAGGAAAGCGGCGTCGATCTCGTCATCGACACGGGTAACGCGACCTCGCGCAAGACCAAGATGATCACCGCCCTGCGCATTGGCGGCGGCGCAATGGACGTCTCCTGCCTGTCCAACTCCGACATGCATCAGATGTCCGTCGCCGGCGCTCTGATGCAGGTTGACGAACTCGGCCTTACCCGCCAGGACAAAATCTTCCCACAGTTCGCCAAGCCCTACGCCATCCCGCATATCTATAGCGCGATGACGATCATCTACGACCGCTCGCAGGTCGACACCCCGCCCACGTCAATTAAGGACCTGTGGACGGAGGAATATCTGGGCAAGGTCGGTTTCTCCGACATTCTTTTCAATTACTACCTGGTGATCGCGGCAGCCACCTTCGGCAAGAATGGCAATGACTTCGCCGCAGCAAAGGCCGCTTATGACGAGTACAAGGAAAAGTCCGGCGGCGTGCGTGTCTATTCCTCCAACGAGGCAATCGCAAACGCATTCAATGCCAAGGAGATCAAGGCCACGATCATGTGGAAGGCGCGCGCCATCCAGTGGCGCAAGGCCGGGCTCGACCTCGTCGCCGTCGCCCCGAGCGAGGGTGCGGTTCCGGTGGTCTTCGAAGCCGGTTGCACATCCTTCGCCACGAACGTGAAAGGCGCGGGAGTCACTCTCGATGCCTTGCTCGATCCCGAGTTGCAGCTCAAGTTCGCTGAAGCGATGGGCTACCTGCCTACGGTTTCCGACGCTCCGATCTCAGACAAGATGCGCGAGGATCTCGGTTTCACCGACGCAGAACGTGAGAACTTCATCCTGCCGGACCTCGACTACATCGCCAAGGAGCAGAGCGAAACGCTCGCTTGGTGGAACCAGAGCTTCAAGGCCTGATCGCCGATGGCTCTGTCCGCAACAGATCTGAAGCGTGGAGGGACGGCGTCCGCGCTGCTCCTCCCCGCGACGCTGCTGGTGGTCGTGGCGCTGGTCGCGCCTATGCTGACGCTTTTACGCTACAGCTTCAACGCCTACGACCCCGTCATGCTCATGCGCGAGACCTTCACCCTGGAGAACTACGCGCGTTTCTTCACCGAACCCTACTACCACGAGGTCATTCTCACGACCCTCGCGGTGGCATTTGGCGCAAGCTTTGGCGCCCTTCTGCTGGGCTTCCCGTTGGCTTATTTCCTCGCCCGCACAAAAAGCCGCTACAAGAGCCTTCTGGTCGTCCTTGTGGTGTTTCCGCTGCTGGTTGGCAACGTTGTGCGCGCCGCCGGATGGATTGCGCTTTTCGGATCGCACGGCATTTTGAACGTTACGCTGATGAAGCTCGGCCTCATAGAGAGCCCGCTTGAAATCATGTACACCGACTGGGCCGTGATCATTGGCACGCTTTCAGTCGTCATGCCCTTCATGGTGCTCAGCTTGCAGAGCGTGATCGAGAACGTCGATTTCTCGGTTGTGGACGCCGCCCTCAATCTCGGCGCGAGCCGATTCCAGGCCTTTCGCCTCGTCTTTCTCCCCCTTGTCATGCCTGGCGTGACAGCCGGCTTCGCGCTCATCTTCATCCTCTGCATGAACGCCTACGCGACGCCATATCTGCTTGGTGGGCCGGGCTACAAGATGATGGCTCCAGCGCTTTACGAGCAGATCTCGATGATCTCGAACTGGCCGTTCGGCTCCGCCCTCGCCTTTATTCTCATGGCGACGACCGTTCTGGCGACCCTGGTGGTGACGCGCGTCGTGCGCGGCAAAACCGTCTAACTTCCCAATCCAAAAAAGAAAGGCTCCCCGACATGGGTTTCCTGTCCTCTGACGTCTTCGAACACCGGATATCGGCGCTTCGCGCCGTGATGGCCCGCAAGGGGCTCGACGCCGTGGTTCTGTTTGGCGCAGACTCCGAGTTCTATACCAACTGGATTGTCGACGTTCAGGTGTGGGAACGCCCCGT is part of the uncultured Roseibium sp. genome and encodes:
- a CDS encoding N,N-dimethylformamidase beta subunit family domain-containing protein → MKDSTKVVGYSSPWSVAPGEEVRFHLSSELLTHASSRIVRIRCADPDINGPGMKVTHVPSPLDAGLELAFHPTWNGSWGEIPDCEVLRNLKDFSIGLWVFPTLFTGGDQAIVARRSAATGEGWRVFLDSEGRLSADIGSAGRKVEVRAEKPVLIREWLFVSISWSSASRRLTLNAESLANDGGREQMVEVSATADFVPIWRDGIPLTFAAEMSGDGPSEKPTAAHFNGKLDRPRLSRNALPVTAMRALVENLTPPAVMSDIVGAWDFSRDIPGDTLVDMSVHQLHGKAHRLPMRAATGANWSGRRLSWTDIPQEYGAIHFHEDDIDDAGWPVSAAWTVPEGTKSGFYTLELTAEQDGTVTESHIIFFVRPPKGRATADILVIAPTATYLAYANNHSRIDQTHFEVMADGLMVFSPDDLYAHAHREFGPSLYDTHNDWSGVCYSSSSRPILNGRPSYYTFNYVNDTHLLDWLEEQGHTYDVVTDEDLHRQGVGLLEPYRVVMTMTHPEYTSKEMLDSLAAYQNGGGRHMYMGGNGFYWRIAFHPTRSGVIELRRSITGVRSWEAEPGEDSLSFTGEPSGLWRTSGRPPQRLAGVGFSAQVFDRSVPYRRLPDSELPRAAFVMEGVGPDEVIGDFGLRLGGAAGLEIDRADRDLGTAPEAMILATADRTGQGGIPAPEELPALYRGFSGEESSIARADIVLTPTARGGGVFSVGSIAWCCSLSHNGYDNNVSRITGNVLRRFLSASEI
- a CDS encoding amino acid deaminase, translating into MTEKTNHLLGAARPWEAPLTGLEKGVPAGQGGVPLHQVGAQGWNLLAEDLPLPVAVLRERALRANSAWMQQYLGQAGVSIAPHGKTSMAPALFDLQVRDGAWAITVSTPQHFAVAREFGYSRIFMANQLVGRRGIADVIDGLKASPDLEFFCLVDDADNVAVLAETVRKRGFDRPLNVLVELGYQGGRTGCRTLPEALAVARTVASAPDALRLAGIEGFEGLLRNDGTPEVLSQVDALLRGMVTLAETAEQEGLFGDGEVLLSAGGSSYYDLVAARLSTARLKHPYRVLIRSGCYITHDSHMYVRAREALSRRDPELAATGELAHALEVWAYVQSRPERQKAIVGFGKRDASYDDPPVALKWFRPGTHEKPVSMPDGHVVQRLNDQHCHLQIPEESPLRVGDMIGFGISHPCLTFDKWRVLHLVDERYRVTGSIRTYF
- a CDS encoding SDR family oxidoreductase; this translates as MITGGASGIGAATAQLATSSGYRVVLADIAVDRALDQAKRLGEGAWAVRLDITSEEDWTNALNEVWEREGRLDVLINNAAVVHTGWARDLPLSAHHDTIRTNCIGAINGMMSVLPRFKQQGSGHLITVASMVAFIPYPGLASYAAAKHALRAFHVALSIEESGGPVDFTLVYPGATETPMLEKETQDDALALAFAGTPATAEDVARSIIDAITSKPDEIYLPPERGAAVRNLGTDISALRNHVAKNTVIGWENLQRRRDRMSADS
- a CDS encoding GntR family transcriptional regulator, whose translation is MKRGIFLEPEEETVLTREIPLDLSRDSLSERIYSHLRLELLSGLYAPGSRLSIRRLASAMNTSPTPVREAIFQLVREGALELRPGHQPRVPSLNIPVYINIRETRVPLERLAGELAAVNITPEEIASLREYHAKFQQGEAEEQWRDALIANQNFHFLIYNASKNPVLVRVIENLWLLAGPFVNSQYPHIRQADVEAHPHLLIIDALERRSPAETGDLLVRDLREGSYRILRHLETEEKAAATSAAGSRSAK
- a CDS encoding IS6 family transposase — encoded protein: MNAFKGRHFSGEVVLWAVLWYCRYGISYRDLEQMMAERGERVDHPTTYRWVQIYAPEMEKRLRWQWRRPTSGSWRVDETYIKVRGKWTYLYRAVDKFGNTIDFYLSSTGNTKAAKRFLGKALRGLKDWEKPHTINTDKAPAYDGAAISELKAEGKCPEETEYRQVKYLNNIVEADHGKLKQLIRPVRGFKTMKSAYATIKGFEVMRALSKGQAGIFNFSNDVLGEARIVERAFDIGPCALAEAMTMLENHLQDGKA
- a CDS encoding ABC transporter permease, whose protein sequence is MARALTSRLLFGALIVLLYLFLLLPVLGITYVSFFNSQFLSFPPPGYTLRWFANVFEQEALISGFITSAEVALLASLIGVVSGVMASLALVHFEFPGREAIESFLLAPLLVPGIVIGTALYVFYIQIAQSSGWNPTRSLVGLVIAHVMLTIPWSVRLIAASMGMLDRSVEEAARNLGAGALKAFLLVTLPRMRAGIVAAALFSFVISFENLEVSVLLVQPGATTLPIAMLQYIEWNMDPTLAAASTVQILVIGALLLISDRFVKLSQVV
- a CDS encoding ABC transporter ATP-binding protein, producing MAELVIRNLVKTYNDHRAVDTINLKAETAELVALLGPSGCGKTTLLRSIAGFVPISSGSIEIDGRDVSKLAPNKRNTGMVFQNYALFPHMSVAENVAFGLAMRKVPKSEIEKRVAHALDLVSLTDYAERRPRALSGGQQQRVAVARALVVNPDVFLLDEPLSNLDAKLRMSVGMQLRALQRKLGLTTVFVTHDQKEALMMADRLVIMRAGRVVQEGTAEHLYQEPATRFVADFLGHSNVLTGTPVEGGFRTDGGIMLPSASTDGPRVLAVRPENLLLGGETEGVETVLDATVETVTYLGSITEASLLLPGGERVVAHHQNRTDSELHLAVGDKIRVGWRTNATQLLIDDMSEAA
- a CDS encoding extracellular solute-binding protein, which encodes MSRFTLTRRSMLVGAAAAGATLAAPSVLRAQTSRVIVGAWGGDYERLLKSAVNPKTQESGVDLVIDTGNATSRKTKMITALRIGGGAMDVSCLSNSDMHQMSVAGALMQVDELGLTRQDKIFPQFAKPYAIPHIYSAMTIIYDRSQVDTPPTSIKDLWTEEYLGKVGFSDILFNYYLVIAAATFGKNGNDFAAAKAAYDEYKEKSGGVRVYSSNEAIANAFNAKEIKATIMWKARAIQWRKAGLDLVAVAPSEGAVPVVFEAGCTSFATNVKGAGVTLDALLDPELQLKFAEAMGYLPTVSDAPISDKMREDLGFTDAERENFILPDLDYIAKEQSETLAWWNQSFKA
- a CDS encoding ABC transporter permease, with protein sequence MALSATDLKRGGTASALLLPATLLVVVALVAPMLTLLRYSFNAYDPVMLMRETFTLENYARFFTEPYYHEVILTTLAVAFGASFGALLLGFPLAYFLARTKSRYKSLLVVLVVFPLLVGNVVRAAGWIALFGSHGILNVTLMKLGLIESPLEIMYTDWAVIIGTLSVVMPFMVLSLQSVIENVDFSVVDAALNLGASRFQAFRLVFLPLVMPGVTAGFALIFILCMNAYATPYLLGGPGYKMMAPALYEQISMISNWPFGSALAFILMATTVLATLVVTRVVRGKTV